DNA sequence from the Gadus morhua chromosome 21, gadMor3.0, whole genome shotgun sequence genome:
TTCACAATATTGCATGAATGCAGAAGTTTTTAGCTGACAAAATATTTGGCTGAGATTTTGAAAGTTGCAATTTCAATAGAGTATGCAGAAGTTATTATCAGTATTTACCTAGACAGTTTTCTCCAGGTTGAGGAGCAGCGAATCTACTGCCTGGCACTCGGCGagatggtggagctggaggaatgGATACACGGTGAGGGGAATATCTTTAGTACTACGAATGTTAACCATATCTCTAATATATTTGTTattaatgccgcgtttccactgcagggtgcggaacggatcggatcgcaaaggggcggtagggagggggcggtatagcccagctcagttccgaggtcgcgtttccactgccgacagtacccttggtggtaggccggatgtcgatcgccgcggcagctacataaacatcgtaaacaacgtcttcctccgcaagaatgcagacgaacgtctccacctccttgttcgcccaagcaagctttttacgcgacatgttaattgtaaagaataatacctcgaggctactgtttgtttgtttttatccccgcgtcacccggaagtgacgattctgtcgaccaatcaacggagggggggtgtagctagaattccagggtaccctttcaggcgtctggtctcgttttgggtaccgcaaaatggggtcggaacgggtacggcaaagtccgggtcacgcccacttttggcggtggaaacgcgatccgacccgcacctttgcgatccgatccgttccgcaccctgcagtggaaatgcgccataagaTGTTAAGAGATTATTCCTTACTCGGCAATTGGCTTGGGCTTCGAACTGGTAGTGCTTCGAACTGAGACACTACGTCACCATTTTCCACTTCTTCTTCGCTCTGGTCAGAGTCTCCAAAAGGATGGCTGTTAAGTAACCGTATCATTAGGGTTATTGCAATCTCAAAATTGCCAAATATACATATAGGTCAAGCATCTCTGGTCTATTTTTGAATGCTACGGGAAAAAAACCTTTCTATTACTGTAGAAACatgacaaaaacaagacagaacACACTTACACTGGCTTCCTGTTCCTTTTATCTGGCAGCTCAACCTCATGCTCAAGCTCTGCCTCAGATTGCAGATCTGAGGTGTTGCAGCCATTCTGATACTGCTTCAAGATTATCATGGCATCTTTGTAGTTGTCTAGAATTTAAATTATGTTAAAATGAACATGAGTTTCAAATTAGCTGTAGCGCTGCacagaatattattattattgatgatgatgatgatgatgtctcAGGTCTCTCTCTTacaagagagacctggccaagaATAGTATAAATGAAACAATGCAAGGCAAAGACAATTTCATGTGCATTTTTTCAGAACATATACAGAATAGGTTATCCCAAGCAGAAGGAGAAGCAACCATgaaattatatttaaacaaGAATTTTATGAATTGGCATACCACAAGTTCGGACAACATTGACGTTGTATCTTGGCCAGTTTGGCTCTGGTTTCTCCTCATTAAGAGCTGCCCTTTTCACCCTTTCAGTGCTTTTATAGCTGGGCCAGTACGCCATCCCGTCATCGTACCATTCATTTGGGACAACAGCAATGTCCCCGTTTATTAGGAATTTGATGAGATGAAAAGGCATCCTTAatgcagaaagaaagaaaaggggtATTTATTCATCgtcaaagaaataaaaaaataaagcatgCACAAGTGTACAGTGTTTACAAATAAgcaagtaaagtaaaaaaaaaaaaagaaaagacagtaaaatgtattattgaTCATTGTTTCTACTGTtgtatttaaataaacaaattgtTGAATGATGGTGTTGTCTGTTTCATTGCTACAAACTAGACAAGAACATAGAAATAGAGATTTGATTCATGATGTATTAGTCAAGCTTAAGTATATGATTTATCCGATGTCAGGCGATATACGTTTTGGGTGGGTTTTTGGTTGATTGAAAGGTTTTCAGTCTATAGTTCAGCTGGAAATTGTTTgaatgtattcaaacttgatCACATTAGCTATTTGTTgccattttctgcaggaaatgcattgtgtagttattattagtagtcgtagtagtagtagtatcatcagggtgcgatttgccggtggggatggtggggattatccccccctctggtttacacgtcctaccctctgctgaattatttttatcctcggtggggataaaaattatcccccccacccaaagtattttcaccattacatcgtaataattaacaaccaaaatacacagggtccgtcttcattttgattgtgctgtgattgaggcgtcgcgcgtgagcgcaggctggatgacaacgggataatctctgc
Encoded proteins:
- the LOC115534604 gene encoding uncharacterized protein LOC115534604 — translated: MPFHLIKFLINGDIAVVPNEWYDDGMAYWPSYKSTERVKRAALNEEKPEPNWPRYNVNVVRTCDNYKDAMIILKQYQNGCNTSDLQSEAELEHEVELPDKRNRKPVHPFGDSDQSEEEVENGDVVSQFEALPVRSPSQLPTPPSRRVPGSRFAAPQPGENCLASQHRAGLHHPISSQLPAPAFNMQRVTQAHLTMGQERQSLLNSLHPRHQPSTWSHLQAWPTDQHGEGEEWLIPFPALRPSSKSLACWKPSNSKMTSLWLR